The Acropora palmata chromosome 10, jaAcrPala1.3, whole genome shotgun sequence genome contains a region encoding:
- the LOC141895608 gene encoding uncharacterized protein LOC141895608 isoform X2, with amino-acid sequence MTQTPIDWKEHGLHIYQVNSTPETRRTFRRVSRETCGESMEPPDDSCMIMFGQLTDHKSKTLRDSIVSVVCAKPAKSDFMDTTKRDFFHWINFLFVKGDFQGRGFGSLLLNAAETELRLKALRPIRVESAYKAVEFFNSQGYRIIGEELECIFAGSALFRTLQTMEKFS; translated from the exons ATGACTCAAACCCCAAT tgACTGGAAGGAACATGGCTTGCATATATATCAAGTTAATAGCACACCCGAAACCAGACGAACATTTCGTCGGGTATCGAGAGAGACATGCGGTGAATCGATGGAGCCACCAGATGACAGCTGCATGATCATGTTTGGACAATTGACCGATCATAAGAGCAAGACTCTCCGCG atTCAATAGTGAGTGTAGTTTGTGCAAAGCCAGCCAAAAGTGATTTCATGGATACAACCAAAAGAGATTTCTTTCATTGGATCAACTTTCTGTTTGTGAAAGGTGACTTTCAA GGACGAGGTTTTGGAAGTTTGCTATTAAATGCAGCTGAAACAGAGTTAAGGTTAAAAGCACTCAGACCAATAAGAGTTGAAAGTGCCTACAAAGCAGTGGAATTTTTCAACTCCCAAGGCTATAGAATAATTGGAGAGGAACTAGAGTGTATTTTTGCTGGGTCAGCATTGTTCAGGACATTGCAGACCATGGAGAAGTTCTCTTAG
- the LOC141895608 gene encoding uncharacterized protein LOC141895608 isoform X1, translating into MSCDLKRTISQLFLFVCCCFFFFSSDWKEHGLHIYQVNSTPETRRTFRRVSRETCGESMEPPDDSCMIMFGQLTDHKSKTLRDSIVSVVCAKPAKSDFMDTTKRDFFHWINFLFVKGDFQGRGFGSLLLNAAETELRLKALRPIRVESAYKAVEFFNSQGYRIIGEELECIFAGSALFRTLQTMEKFS; encoded by the exons ATGAGCTGCGATTTAAAACGTACAATCTCCCAgttgttcttgtttgtttgttgttgttttttttttttcagcagtgACTGGAAGGAACATGGCTTGCATATATATCAAGTTAATAGCACACCCGAAACCAGACGAACATTTCGTCGGGTATCGAGAGAGACATGCGGTGAATCGATGGAGCCACCAGATGACAGCTGCATGATCATGTTTGGACAATTGACCGATCATAAGAGCAAGACTCTCCGCG atTCAATAGTGAGTGTAGTTTGTGCAAAGCCAGCCAAAAGTGATTTCATGGATACAACCAAAAGAGATTTCTTTCATTGGATCAACTTTCTGTTTGTGAAAGGTGACTTTCAA GGACGAGGTTTTGGAAGTTTGCTATTAAATGCAGCTGAAACAGAGTTAAGGTTAAAAGCACTCAGACCAATAAGAGTTGAAAGTGCCTACAAAGCAGTGGAATTTTTCAACTCCCAAGGCTATAGAATAATTGGAGAGGAACTAGAGTGTATTTTTGCTGGGTCAGCATTGTTCAGGACATTGCAGACCATGGAGAAGTTCTCTTAG